From Cyclopterus lumpus isolate fCycLum1 chromosome 2, fCycLum1.pri, whole genome shotgun sequence, a single genomic window includes:
- the LOC117744150 gene encoding FERM and PDZ domain-containing protein 4-like — MKAHFCHKNKMSGWPPPGPNSWAGLQGPPYSWDSMNSTRDSLTNQVSQCSSLEEVHLDGVPPAPRLVEMRRDPVLGFGFVAGSEKPVVVRSVTPGGPSEGNLLPGDEIILINDEPVSSAPRERVIDLVRSCKESIVLTVVQPYPSPKSAFISAAKKAMLKSNPVKVRFAEEVIINGQVPNLVKDNSLLFMPNVLKVYLENGQTKSFRFDSSTSIKDVILTLQEKLSIKAIEHFSLVLEHRTEGSGSKLLLLHEQEMLTQVTQRPGCDKMKCFFRLSFVPRDPVELLRRDAVAFEYLYVQSCNDVVLERFGTELKYDAALRLAALQMYILTMTTRQSQKVSLKYIQKEWGLPLFLPPVVLSSMKEKNIKKALTHILKTNQNLVPPGKKLTGLQAKVHYLRYLSELRLYGGREFMSILLQGEKQTEVTLLVGPRYGISHVINIRTNLVALLADFSHVNRIEILTEDEANVRLELHVLDVRPITLIMEASDAMNLACLTAGYYRLLVDSRRSIFSMPHSNSSGGEDTGQDRVLEWPYSTSLGDNEESSPGQGEVYNRDSEYSNNGPRENSVSPYFHEPPNPDRDLGTRRSPVPPPLPPATRHKPQDSPRSAKVSFIFGGDPPLNKSKNVGYERLSESPEVPEHRPPYMHNNTDFRPQDRVPFQFGGLTHVYSNIITEEGGEEPLLRDLFYRDTTDDAEDDDEASCEEDSTGGTPVGDDGGGGDENRGNQGGGLATAAGKASFLALSGSTDDIIDLTSLPPPEGDDSVDEDEDDTLLETLNLAIAAPPPGFQDSSDEDTAPEGRPLSTCDNDDIPVSLIDAVLTHGEGEGEGSRGGERRLENAVMHTLQALEALSVSEQRPPPPPPNSRNPGVYASRGLSPESSSDSGNETNSSEMTEISELAATHRLNDSHMRLLMATREGYQPLLEEKTEFPVSPCTVGTIQKKPRSPQRYLQPPAVPPRRSPLLDTASSSGSDSLVVRSQTQLSSTLQRPSSTTPGGKHHKKSADSSSKYNTFSTREGHRGESGESSGSRGHLEMDQRTSFCERGESQRRQNSFLEENAAAEGVGMNSLPRDHPRIPRPPSINSERLLDVVNLGDCGVDNGAAAVEQDEHLVVASLLSPNKKSRSGGSDQASDIQNDHQPISRQQSVARLCEYHLAKRISNLQGEAHSSQQGSLCSSLDAGGSTNSSACATPTDSPLGPGAVELKHHHLQRHPLSNSSSSLLRVLNYEDSKPGTPRGTPSQSTQGKDLHPHADPALLRKMLPNIHPPAAGAEPGRPSSATSSKHKETTGTGSKRPHNDLHAKQQACFKGLNQKEGSEAYRQLINYLTVSQMHQGGKLHSAGMGGAVKKDTRRFITSNPQLVEMVKNRGNTIARCPCMPSSISSPFLSPNVNPNANTVQLANRNPHSYHSATLPAKRSSDMHAQIRNDSLDFTAERRSSFSGLESELERSGMDPEHFLSLYKREGCISRDGGFITSGNREVAGNSNRPPSRSRSQPSSSTEDWFRSDPRAKHAVRQSPHSRPNDSLCFSAAPSVSGQRSDLNTISLGRGDHPSAFVRQTCAGTRACITSPAPNPQYPPPPPPPPPPPPPLSLPSQANASSSNSGCTQDAIHCIQSRPNHNHIQAVAPTQPQTLPDPFCNSLQRGRELKRSSSNVTASSGSVDALFDKPTRCRSQQPLSPSVPLQGETKVQRRPTRKRLSKSYSQGSVSSHTCWSTGSRDCRRASVAFPLQKDVKQLKGSQKLDTSPWRCNGPFSYCFFKRKSEGEEDEIEWERPRRSRDMDNGCAAASAISPCGSAVDVAGEQLYGEVLNNMSFSDRLARINALKDRMYCFPSGFVDVRRDASELIALVRSSVGRCDRGAQMPLQDVSQFKQLLSVESKELGRACRRMAQAHGSPEEMLLAVTCSFQVLCCLCEACMCLVRGLGAAASYQQREVVAKVDEVVMNYICLLKAAEAATVGAPGEHSVKALVRHSSTMSAIANALTRSLKTLLSK; from the exons ATGAAAGCACATTTTTG CCACAAGAACAAAATGTCGGGCTGGCCGCCCCCTGGCCCAAACTCCTGGGCTGGACTGCAGGGGCCTCCATACAGCTGGGACAGCATGAACAGCACCAGGGACTCCCTCACCAA ccaAGTGTCCCAGTGCAGCTCCCTGGAGGAGGTTCACCTGGACGGggtcccccccgccccccgcctgGTGGAGATGAGACGGGACCCGGTCCTGGGCTTCGGCTTCGTGGCGGGCAGCGAGAAACCAGTGGTGGTCCGCTCGGTCACACCAG gTGGTCCATCGGAGGGGAACCTGTTGCCAGGCGATGAGATCATCCTGATCAACGATGAGCCCGTCAGCTCGGCTCCCAGGGAGCGAGTCATCGACCTCGTCAG GAGCTGCAAAGAATCCATCGTGTTGACTGTCGTCCAACCGTATCCT TCCCCTAAATCAGCGTTCATCAGTGCAGCCAAAAAAGCCATGCTCAAGTCCAATCCGGTCAAAGTGCGCTTTGCAGAGGAGGTCATTATAAACGGCCAGGTTCCA AACCTGGTGAAGGACAACTCCCTCCTGTTCATGCCAAATGTCCTGAAGGTCTACCTGGAGAACGGGCAGACCAAGTCTTTCCGCTTCGACAGCAGCACTTCCATCAAG GACGTGATCCTGACCCTGCAAGAGAAGCTGTCCATCAAAGCCATCGAGCACTTCTCCCTGGTGTTGGAGCACAGGACGGAGGGCTCTGGGAGCAAACTGCTTCTCCTGCATGAACAGGAGATGCTTACTCAG GTGACCCAGAGGCCCGGCTGCGACAAGATGAAGTGTTTCTTCCGTCTCAGCTTCGTGCCGCGGGACCCCGTGGAGCTGCTCCGGAGAGACGCCGTGGCATTTGAATACCTCTATGTGCAG AGTTGCAACGACGTGGTGTTGGAGCGCTTCGGCACGGAGCTGAAGTACGACGCCGCGCTGCGACTGGCTGCTCTGCAGATGTACATCCTCACCATGACAACCAGACAGAGCCAGAAGGTGTCCCTGAAATACATCCA AAAGGAATGGGGTCTCCCGCTGTTCCTGCCTCCCGTCGTGCTGTCCAGCATGAAGGAGAAAAACATCAAGAAGGCTCTGACGCACATCCTCAAAACCAACCAGAACCTCGTGCCTCCCGGGAAAAAA CTGACTGGGTTGCAGGCCAAGGTGCATTACCTGAGGTACCTCAGCGAACTCCGGCTCTATGGAGGGAGGGAGTTCATGTCGATACTTTTG CAAGGGGAGAAACAGACCGAGGTGACGCTGCTCGTGGGCCCACGTTACGGCATCAGTCACGTCATCAACATCCGGACCAACCTCGTGGCCCTGTTGGCCGACTTCAGCCATGTCAACCGCATCGAGATCCTCACTGAGGATGAGGCCAACGTCCGACTGGAGCTGCATGTTCTGGATGTCAGG CCCATCACACTGATCATGGAAGCCAGTGATGCAATGAACCTGGCCTGTCTAACAGCAGGCTACTACCGCCTCCTAGTGGACTCGAGGAGATCTATCTTCAGCATGCCCCACAGCAACAGCTCTGGAGGGGAGGACACTG GTCAGGATCGTGTCCTGGAATGGCCGTACAGCACATCTTTGGGGGACAACGAGGAGTCGTCACCCGGCCAAGGAGAGGTCTACAACAGGGACTCTGAGTATTCCAACAACGGGCCGAGAGAAAACAGCGTCTCTCCTTACTTCCATGAACCCCCAAACCCTGACAGAGACCTTGGGACACGTAGGAGTCCGgtgccccctcctcttccccccgcCACCAGACACAAACCTCAAGACTCTCCTCGGAGCGCCAAAGTGTCGTTCATTTTTGGGGGGGACCCACCCTTGAACAAGTCTAAGAACGTGGGCTATGAAAGACTGTCGGAGAGCCCTGAGGTCCCCGAGCACAGACCGCCCTACatgcacaacaacacagactttcGGCCACAGGACAGGGTGCCATTTCAGTTTGGGGGTCTGACGCACGTCTATAGTAACATTATAActgaggaaggtggtgaggagCCACTGCTAAGGGATCTGTTTTATCGCGACACGACGGACGACGCGGAGGACGACGACGAAGCTTCCTGCGAGGAAGACTCCACCGGGGGGACACCGGTGGGCGACGACGGAGGAGGCGGAGATGAAAACCGTGGCAACCAGGGAGGAGGGTTGGCCACGGCGGCCGGCAAGGCTTCCTTCCTCGCGCTTTCCGGTTCCACCGATGACATCATAGACCTGACGTCGCTTCCCCCTCCTGAGGGAGACGACAGCGTCGACGAGGATGAAGACGACACGCTGCTGGAGACGCTGAACCTGGCGATCGCGGCTCCTCCGCCGGGCTTTCAGGACAGTTCAGACGAGGACACAGCGCCCGAGGGAAGGCCGCTGAGCACGTGTGACAACGATGATATCCCGGTGTCGTTAATCGATGCCGTCCTGACGCatggggagggggaaggggaagggagCAGGGGAGGCGAGAGAAGGCTGGAGAATGCAGTCATGCATACCCTACAAGCCCTGGAGGCTCTGTCCGTCTCTGAACAGAGGCCTCCGCCGCCACCACCCAACAGTAGAAATCCAG GTGTTTATGCGTCTCGAGGCCTCAGCCCCGAGTCGTCCTCAGATTCTGGCAATGAGACCAACTCCTCGGAGATGACGGAAATCTCTGAACTGGCTGCTACTCACAGACTCAATGACAGCCACATGCGCCTCCTGATGGCCACAAGGGAAGGGTACCAACCTTTACTTGAGGAGAAAACTGAATTCCCCGTCTCGCCCTGCACTGTAGGAACGATACAGAAGAAACCCCGCAGTCCACAACGGTACCTTCAGCCTCCAGCTGTTCCCCCGAGACGGAGCCCCCTTTTGGACACCGCTTCGTCGTCAGGGTCCGACAGCTTGGTGGTGAGATCCCAGACACAACTCTCGTCCACTCTCCAGCGCCCGAGTTCCACAACACCAGGAGGCAAGCATCACAAAAAGTCAGCGGATTCCAGCAGCAAGTACAACACCTTCAGCACAAGGGAAGGGCATCGAGGTGAGAGCGGTGAGAGCAGTGGGAGCCGCGGCCATCTTGAAATGGACCAGCGCACTTCGTTCTGTGAGCGAGGGGAAAGTCAAAGGAGACAGAATTCTTTTTTGGAGGAAAATGCTGCGGCCGAGGGCGTTGGAATGAACAGCCTCCCCCGCGACCATCCCAGGATCCCCCGCCCTCCTTCCATTAACTCTGAGCGCCTGTTAGATGTTGTCAACTTGGGGGACTGCGGTGTAGATAAtggagctgcagctgttgaGCAAGATGAGCATCTGGTCGTAGCGTCATTGCTATCCCCAAACAAAAAATCTAGATCAGGGGGGTCCGACCAGGCCTCGGACATACAAAATGACCACCAGCCGATCTCTAGACAGCAGAGTGTCGCACGGTTGTGTGAGTACCATCTCGCCAAACGGATTTCAAATTTGCAAGGGGAAGCCCACAGTTCACAACAGGGTTCCCTGTGCTCATCGCTGGATGCTGGTGGCAGCACGAACAGTAGTGCCTGTGCCACCCCAACTGACTCACCCCTTGGCCCCGGTGCAGTTGAATTAAAACACCACCATTTGCAAAGGCATCCACTCTccaattcctcctcctctttactCAGGGTGCTAAACTATGAGGATAGCAAACCCGGAACCCCTCGCGGCACCCCTAGCCAGAGCACTCAGGGAAAGGACCTCCACCCTCATGCAGACCCTGCCCTCCTTCGGAAAATGCTGCCCAACATTCACCCTCCCGCGGCTGGGGCAGAACCAGGCCGTCCCTCCTCAGCCACATCGTCTAAGCATAAAGAGACAACAGGTACTGGGAGCAAGAGGCCCCACAATGATCTGCATGCTAAACAACAGGCCTGTTTTAAGGGGCTGAACCAGAAGGAAGGCAGTGAGGCCTACAGACAACTGATTAACTATCTAACAGTCAGCCAGATGCATCAGGGAGGGAAGCTGCACAGTGCAGGCATGGGAGGGGCTGTAAAAAAGGACACCAGGCGCTTTATCACGAGTAACCCTCAGCTTGTCGAAATGGTAAAGAATAGGGGGAACACCATTGCTCGCTGCCCATGTATGCCTTCCTCCATATCATCCCCATTTCTCAGCCCAAATGTAAACCCTAACGCGAACACCGTGCAGCTGGCAAATAGAAATCCTCACTCATACCATTCTGCCACACTTCCTGCCAAGAGAAGTTCTGACATGCATGCTCAGATACGGAATGACAGTCTAGATTTCACTGCCGAGAGGAGAAGCTCCTTTTCTGGCCTGGAAAGCGAACTAGAGAGGAGTGGTATGGACCCAGAGCACTTCCTGTCACTGTATAAGAGAGAGGGCTGTATCAGTCGTGACGGGGGATTCATTACGAGTGGAAACCGAGAGGTAGCGGGTAACTCTAACCGCCCCCCGTCTCGGTCAAGAAGCCAGCCTAGTAGCAGCACTGAGGACTGGTTCAGATCAGACCCGAGGGCAAAGCATGCAGTCCGTCAATCTCCACATTCTCGTCCTAATgattctctttgtttctctgccgCCCCCAGTGTGAGTGGTCAACGATCAGACCTCAACACCATCTCACTAGGAAGGGGAGACCACCCTTCAGCTTTTGTCAGGCAGACATGTGCTGGCACTAGGGCTTGCATTACATCTCCAGCTCCCAACCCACAAtatccacctcctccaccacctcccccgcctcctccgcctcctctgtctcttcccTCGCAAGCCAACGCTAGCTCCAGCAACTCAGGATGCACACAGGATGCCATCCATTGCATCCAGTCCCGGCCAAATCACAACCACATTCAAGCTGTTGCCCCAACCCAACCCCAGACTCTCCCAGATCCCTTCTGCAATAGCCTGCAACGGGGCAGGGAGCTCAAACGCAGCTCCAGCAACGTGACCGCCAGTTCCGGGAGTGTGGATGCTCTGTTTGATAAGCCCACTCGATGCCGGAGCCAGCAGCCCTTGTCACCATCTGTGCCCCTGCAAGGTGAGACCAAAGTCCAACGGAGGCCGACAAGGAAGCGGCTCTCCAAGAGCTACTCCCAAGGCTCTGTGTCTTCCCACACATGCTGGTCTACAGGCAGTCGGGACTGCAGAAGGGCGTCGGTGGCATTTCCGTTGcagaaagacgttaaacaaTTGAAGGGCTCTCAAAAACTGGACACCAGTCCCTGGAGATGCAACGGGCCTTTTAGCTACTGTTTCTTCAAACGTAagagcgagggagaggaggatgagattGAGTGGGAGAGGCCCAGACGAAGCCGCGATATGGATAATGGCTGTGCGGCTGCGTCAGCCATATCGCCCTGTGGCTCAGCCGTGGATGTGGCTGGGGAGCAGCTGTATGGGGAGGTCCTCAATAACATGAGCTTTAGTGACCGCCTCGCGCGAATCAACGCACTCAAGGACCGCATGTACTGCTTCCCTTCCGGCTTCGTTGACGTCCGCCGCGACGCCAGCGAGCTCATTGCCCTGGTGAGGTCCAGCGTTGGTCGCTGCGATCGCGGAGCCCAGATGCCTCTTCAAGACGTGTCCCAGTTCAAGCAGCTCCTCTCGGTCGAGTCCAAAGAATTGGGCCGGGCATGCAGGAGGATGGCGCAGGCCCACGGGAGTCCCGAGGAGATGCTGCTAGCCGTAACGTGTAGCTTCCAGGTGCTGTGCTGTCTCTGCGAAGCCTGCATGTGTCTGGTCAGGGGGCTCGGGGCCGCAGCCTCGTACCAACAGAGAGAGGTCGTGGCGAAGGTCGACGAGGTCGTCATGAACTATATCTGTTTGCTCAAAGCGGCCGAGGCTGCCACCGTGGGAGCACCAGGGGAGCACAGCGTGAAGGCCCTGGTCCGCCACTCCAGCACCATGTCGGCCATTGCTAACGCACTCACCCGCTCCCTTAAAACGCTGCTTAGCAAGTAG
- the LOC117744097 gene encoding uncharacterized protein LOC117744097 — protein MAAVCQPRRALVEIPAPQPKIAARMRRSYLEILSARLAPSPLPRGRNATANVKRGHSLDVWSGRIEEQCEKMDEHHHDPLSKQQLVQLIRSFILVEQSQEPRILASDLKYLQEDLQLKKANVYRSIPYSRLGSNRDAHCYRKAYPHLVAFKVSCQEWGQVLLRNKEWDAVLEHTLMAWRYTSELPQWDTANHNALREQCYGILAAHSLAAFQHHHPGPNRGRELLRRLNMAQLHSQSIVPCIQELQRILRCADDSSMDTK, from the exons ATGGCAGCTGTGTGCCAGCCGCGACGCGCCTTGGTGGAGATACCCGCTCCACAGCCCAAAATTGCAG CTCGAATGAGGAGGTCCTATCTGGAGATATTGAGTGCTCGGTTGGCTCCATCTCCACTTCCAAGAGGGAGAAACGCGACTGCAAACGTAAAGCGGGGCCACTCAC tggACGTGTGGAGTGGAAGGATAGAGGAGCAATGTGAGAAGATGGATGAGCACCACCACGACCCTCTCTCCAAACAGCAGCTCGTCCAGCTGATCCGATCCTTCATCTTGGTTGAGCAG AGCCAAGAGCCCAGGATCCTTGCTTCCGACCTGAAGTACCTCCAGGAAGACCTGCAACTAAAGAAAGCGAATGTGTACCGGTCCATACCCTACTCGCGGCTCGGCTCCAACAGGGACGCTCACTGCTACAGAAAGGCATATCCTCACCTGGTGGCGTTCAAA GTTTCTTGTCAGGAGTGGGGCCAAGTTCTCCTGAGGAACAAAGAGTGGGACGCTGTGTTGGAGCACACGCTGATGGCGTGGCGCTACACCAGCGAGCTGCCGCAGTGGGACACGGCGAACCACAACGCTCTCCGAGAACAGTGTTACGGCATTTTGGCAGCTCACAGCCTCGCCGCTTTCCAGCACCACCACCCTGGACCCAACAGAGGACGAGAGCTGCTCAGAAG GTTGAATATGGCTCAGTTGCACAGCCAGTCAATTGTGCCCTGTATTCAGGAGTTGCAGAGGATTCTGCGATGTGCCGATGACTCCTCTATGGACACAAAATAG